A window from Alkalicoccobacillus plakortidis encodes these proteins:
- a CDS encoding response regulator aspartate phosphatase produces the protein MQTLIPPEVVGAKLVEWYSCIIAYDLEQAEESKKSVDSLLLKIQQDEKLNSHYNLINFRHRLLIDQIQMKKSPEVIEQLKEEAEATDGRLKFLYYFLTGQYEFYQERYRSALRAYKIAEKLLDHVSSPFEKGDFLQKIGFCHYRFDHYEYALNYIARAIEIFETDSMYLERILNCKLTLAYIATELNQYDKAEVLFQEVLKQGESFPVTYAITLRGVGLNRVRQNKLVEAKTYFENSLSQDSQKNTVTETKNKFNLANVLYRLGDLEEGRKMLDQAEEEAINLDLHEYMSRCLITRGLYQDNNQDLVEQGLTQLKEEEMHFEYKEILEEISHYYEKNDDYKNSLLYLRLASQNINNLIISEKRNDLI, from the coding sequence ATGCAAACATTAATTCCTCCAGAAGTGGTAGGAGCGAAGTTAGTCGAATGGTATAGTTGCATTATAGCTTATGATTTAGAGCAAGCTGAGGAATCAAAGAAATCAGTCGATTCCCTATTATTAAAAATACAGCAAGATGAAAAATTGAATTCACATTATAATTTAATTAATTTTAGACATAGACTATTAATTGATCAAATTCAAATGAAGAAGTCACCTGAAGTCATTGAGCAGTTGAAAGAAGAAGCTGAAGCTACTGATGGACGATTAAAGTTTCTCTATTATTTTCTAACAGGACAGTATGAATTTTATCAAGAGCGGTATAGATCAGCACTAAGAGCTTATAAAATAGCAGAAAAGTTATTGGATCATGTATCTAGTCCTTTTGAAAAAGGAGATTTCCTTCAAAAAATAGGTTTTTGCCACTATAGGTTTGATCACTACGAGTATGCTCTTAATTATATTGCTAGAGCAATTGAAATTTTTGAGACAGATTCTATGTATCTTGAAAGGATTTTAAATTGTAAGCTAACATTGGCCTATATAGCTACTGAACTAAATCAATATGATAAAGCTGAAGTATTGTTTCAGGAGGTACTTAAACAGGGTGAATCTTTTCCTGTAACGTATGCTATTACGCTTAGAGGTGTTGGACTTAATCGAGTGCGCCAAAACAAACTAGTTGAGGCAAAAACCTATTTTGAAAATTCCTTATCACAAGATAGTCAAAAAAATACTGTGACTGAGACCAAAAACAAATTTAATCTAGCAAATGTCTTGTACAGATTAGGTGATCTAGAAGAAGGTAGAAAGATGCTCGACCAAGCAGAAGAAGAAGCAATAAACTTAGACTTACATGAATATATGTCTAGATGCCTTATAACCAGAGGATTGTACCAGGATAACAATCAGGATTTAGTAGAACAAGGTCTTACTCAATTGAAAGAAGAAGAAATGCATTTCGAATACAAGGAAATTTTGGAAGAAATATCTCATTATTACGAAAAAAATGATGATTATAAAAATTCTTTATTGTATTTAAGGTTAGCGTCTCAAAATATAAATAACCTAATAATTTCAGAGAAAAGGAATGATTTGATATGA
- a CDS encoding HAD family hydrolase, whose protein sequence is MPKVNVYKELTNTFSIDNSMIPKMLHDLNLHFPASSIGFPGLKDMLQSLKQKPYKIGIITNGRDFYQRNKIQALGISDYIDVIVTSGELGIKKPDVAIFYDMLGKLQSTPEQSIFVGDDLTKDIVPAKHLGMRTILMGQSQVHPGIDTNCRELSEVTLAVEKLSK, encoded by the coding sequence ATGCCTAAAGTCAATGTGTATAAGGAACTCACTAACACATTTTCCATAGATAACTCCATGATTCCCAAAATGCTTCACGACCTGAATCTACACTTCCCAGCATCAAGCATCGGTTTTCCTGGATTAAAAGACATGCTGCAATCACTCAAGCAAAAGCCATACAAAATCGGCATTATCACAAACGGACGTGATTTCTATCAACGAAACAAAATACAAGCATTGGGGATCTCTGACTACATAGATGTTATTGTAACCTCAGGAGAATTAGGTATTAAAAAGCCTGATGTAGCAATATTTTATGATATGTTGGGAAAATTACAGAGTACTCCGGAGCAGTCGATTTTTGTCGGAGACGACCTCACTAAGGATATCGTACCTGCCAAACATTTAGGAATGCGAACTATTTTAATGGGTCAATCTCAAGTACACCCTGGTATTGATACGAATTGCCGAGAATTAAGCGAAGTAACTTTGGCTGTAGAGAAGTTGAGCAAATAG
- a CDS encoding ComEC/Rec2 family competence protein — protein sequence MKKINWVYIPLLFVCLLMSGCSEFDSLLNSEAKGAQAQVEGEAVVSYLDVGQGDSTLVQTSDATVLIDTGRHDRDVIFDHLDELGVDTLDLLIFTHPHADHIGNGDGIIEQYQPDEVWIDGNETTSQVFERLVDALLASDADVVEPMAGDTYTVGSLQFDIVNPGEELTGNLNNDSISFIMHYGDTSFLFTGDAERPSEQRIVDTGLPLQADIYHMGHHGSSTSSHDFFLEEVQPEVAIYSAGENNSYGHPGVDALSRVEAAGAEVYGTIDDGTITIRTDGTSFDIETEN from the coding sequence ATGAAGAAAATCAACTGGGTATATATTCCTTTGCTATTTGTTTGTTTACTTATGTCAGGATGTAGTGAATTTGATAGTCTGTTAAACAGTGAGGCGAAGGGTGCGCAAGCTCAAGTTGAAGGTGAAGCAGTAGTGTCATATCTTGATGTTGGACAAGGGGATAGTACACTTGTTCAAACAAGCGACGCTACAGTCCTAATCGACACTGGCAGGCATGATCGTGACGTAATTTTTGATCACCTAGATGAGCTGGGTGTCGATACGCTTGACCTGTTGATCTTTACACATCCTCACGCCGATCATATAGGTAATGGAGATGGAATCATTGAACAATATCAACCTGATGAAGTGTGGATTGATGGAAACGAAACAACCTCCCAAGTATTTGAACGTTTAGTAGACGCATTATTAGCATCAGATGCCGACGTCGTTGAGCCCATGGCAGGAGATACTTATACGGTAGGCTCGCTTCAGTTTGACATTGTTAATCCTGGAGAGGAGCTAACAGGAAATCTAAATAACGATTCGATTAGTTTTATCATGCATTATGGGGACACAAGCTTCTTGTTTACAGGAGATGCAGAAAGACCATCCGAGCAGAGAATCGTTGATACCGGACTCCCGTTGCAAGCAGACATCTATCATATGGGGCATCATGGCTCTAGCACATCAAGTCATGACTTTTTTCTAGAAGAAGTACAACCTGAAGTTGCCATTTATTCTGCAGGTGAAAATAACAGCTACGGTCACCCAGGAGTCGATGCGCTCTCTCGAGTAGAAGCAGCTGGTGCTGAGGTCTATGGCACCATTGACGATGGCACAATCACCATTCGAACCGATGGAACAAGCTTCGACATCGAAACAGAAAACTAA
- a CDS encoding MarR family transcriptional regulator has translation MNKKQLSEAITLFCDIILYGQQTFFKEMTSEKLKVLSFEQVDLLNLLASQGPLNSTQIASFQGLHKSAISSRLKKLEETGLIQFRKSDEDHRIKFAELTSDGHQEVEKCQELMLEYFGNLFSDFKEVDLTYFIGMLGLVKDRLLTQTPLQKDQSEDNK, from the coding sequence TTGAATAAGAAACAGCTGTCGGAGGCAATAACATTATTCTGCGACATCATCTTATATGGTCAACAAACGTTTTTTAAAGAAATGACTTCAGAAAAGCTGAAGGTACTATCGTTTGAACAAGTTGATTTACTTAACCTTTTAGCTTCACAGGGGCCGCTCAATTCAACGCAAATTGCTTCTTTCCAAGGATTGCACAAGAGTGCGATCTCTTCTCGACTGAAAAAGTTAGAAGAAACTGGATTAATTCAGTTTCGTAAATCTGATGAGGATCACCGAATCAAATTTGCCGAATTAACAAGTGATGGCCACCAAGAAGTTGAAAAGTGTCAAGAGTTGATGCTGGAATACTTCGGAAATCTGTTTAGTGATTTTAAAGAAGTAGATTTAACGTATTTTATTGGGATGTTAGGTCTAGTGAAGGATCGTTTACTTACTCAAACCCCATTACAAAAAGATCAAAGTGAGGATAACAAATGA
- a CDS encoding MMPL family transporter, whose translation MKTILRFKWGVASALVLLAALLFLTAPPLSDLVEEKGSVQLADTFSSSQAAAILDAAGENEQTISVVVEFDDSLNGNEDAVQSLIDEIESRSYDADIDVLSLFESDEIRDQVVSEDESVALIPITVDGTDDDVIAIGDDLKDLTIDNGSVYVTGEALLNHDVDVTSQEGLAKTEIITVILIFVLLLVVFRAVVTPLVPLLSVGITYLISQSVVAFLADWFDFPISNYTQIFLVAVLFGIGTDYCILLLSRYKEELAAWTRYPDSNSEHVSHCWKNTFL comes from the coding sequence ATGAAAACCATCTTACGTTTTAAATGGGGCGTTGCCTCAGCATTAGTTTTATTAGCAGCTTTATTATTTTTAACCGCACCACCACTAAGTGATTTAGTTGAAGAGAAAGGCTCCGTTCAATTAGCCGATACATTTAGCTCCAGTCAAGCTGCTGCTATTCTTGACGCAGCCGGTGAAAATGAACAAACCATAAGTGTTGTTGTGGAGTTTGACGATTCGTTAAACGGAAATGAGGATGCGGTCCAATCGTTAATTGATGAAATTGAGTCGCGTTCGTACGATGCTGATATTGACGTATTATCCCTGTTTGAATCCGATGAAATTCGGGATCAGGTTGTCTCAGAGGATGAAAGTGTTGCATTAATTCCGATCACGGTTGATGGTACAGATGATGATGTCATTGCTATCGGTGATGACTTAAAAGATTTAACTATCGACAACGGAAGTGTCTATGTAACGGGTGAAGCGCTACTTAATCATGATGTAGATGTGACTTCTCAAGAAGGATTAGCTAAAACAGAGATTATCACGGTTATTTTAATTTTTGTTTTATTACTTGTTGTCTTTAGAGCAGTTGTTACACCATTGGTGCCTTTACTATCTGTTGGGATCACCTATCTTATCAGTCAATCAGTAGTGGCCTTTTTAGCTGATTGGTTTGATTTTCCGATCTCGAATTATACGCAAATCTTTTTAGTGGCCGTGTTATTTGGAATTGGAACGGACTATTGTATCCTGCTCCTTAGTCGTTATAAAGAAGAACTAGCAGCTTGGACACGATACCCAGACAGCAATTCTGAACACGTATCGCACTGCTGGAAAAACACTTTTCTTTAG
- a CDS encoding MMPL family transporter, with product MNTYRTAGKTLFFSGLAVFIGFAAIGFADFKIYQSAVGVAVGIAVLLLVLYTFVPFLMAVMKQKLFWPSKKVGSHADNKLWGFLGKLSIFRPVVSLIVVAIITVPFLVIYNNDISFNNVDEISADADSVQGLRVIETGFGIGNALPVQVVIDSDEEIVTPEILANIEALSRYIAWMDEVDKVIGITRPAGEELDDLYIDNQLAQLGEGLDEAVDGTTELEEGLTQISDQLRQISGQVSGSASTESTGSLGEAADGIDQINEQLGGVSQQLQQTQDVQTAAQQLAGIQQGLSQISAGLSEGATELEGASAQVGELSSGLGQLADGVDEITEGITELREGLTESADFANKVAAADYVRGTGVYIPDDLLENDDFQEVIDMYTFAGGQGLSLDVNLKADPYSIEGIDATREIKTAVTQFVQGTPLQDMSIEFAGVSSLNSDLEEVSSADFTRTVMIIMVGLFITLMILLRSWTQPIVIIAGLLLSYYTSLGIAELVFVHIMGYSGLSWAVPFFGFVMLIALGVDYSIFLFDRYQEEKKLGVREGLMKSMVKMGSVIITAAIILSGTFGAMMPSGVLSLMQIGTVVVSGLMLFGLVILPLFIPAVISLGESKDQTKE from the coding sequence CTGAACACGTATCGCACTGCTGGAAAAACACTTTTCTTTAGTGGTTTAGCTGTATTCATTGGCTTTGCTGCGATTGGTTTTGCGGACTTTAAAATCTATCAATCTGCTGTTGGTGTAGCCGTTGGGATTGCGGTTCTTTTACTTGTTTTATATACATTTGTTCCATTTTTGATGGCTGTCATGAAGCAGAAACTTTTCTGGCCATCTAAAAAAGTTGGTTCTCATGCTGATAATAAGCTATGGGGATTCCTTGGAAAACTATCTATTTTTAGACCCGTTGTTTCTTTAATCGTTGTAGCGATTATTACGGTTCCTTTTCTAGTAATCTATAATAATGACATCTCATTTAATAATGTGGATGAAATTAGTGCAGATGCTGATTCTGTTCAAGGACTACGTGTCATTGAAACTGGCTTCGGAATCGGAAATGCACTGCCGGTTCAAGTGGTTATAGATAGTGATGAGGAGATTGTAACTCCAGAAATTCTTGCCAACATCGAAGCTTTGTCTCGATATATTGCTTGGATGGATGAGGTAGATAAGGTCATTGGAATTACTCGTCCTGCTGGCGAAGAACTCGATGACCTTTATATTGATAATCAATTAGCACAACTAGGTGAGGGCTTAGATGAGGCTGTGGATGGAACTACTGAGCTTGAAGAAGGATTAACTCAGATTTCCGATCAATTACGCCAAATTAGTGGTCAGGTCTCAGGTAGTGCCTCTACTGAGTCTACAGGTTCACTCGGGGAAGCCGCTGATGGGATTGATCAGATCAACGAACAATTAGGTGGCGTTTCGCAACAACTGCAACAAACGCAAGATGTTCAGACCGCTGCCCAGCAGTTGGCAGGCATACAGCAAGGACTTTCTCAAATTAGTGCTGGACTGTCTGAGGGTGCTACCGAACTTGAAGGCGCAAGCGCCCAGGTTGGAGAGCTCTCTAGTGGCTTAGGTCAGCTTGCTGATGGCGTAGATGAAATAACGGAAGGAATAACGGAGCTTAGAGAAGGTCTTACAGAATCAGCTGATTTCGCTAATAAAGTAGCTGCCGCTGACTATGTTCGAGGAACTGGTGTCTATATTCCGGATGATCTTTTAGAGAACGATGATTTTCAAGAAGTGATCGACATGTACACGTTCGCAGGTGGTCAGGGACTGTCGCTTGACGTCAACTTAAAAGCAGATCCTTATTCCATAGAGGGAATTGATGCAACTCGAGAAATTAAAACAGCTGTGACACAGTTTGTACAGGGCACACCACTTCAAGACATGAGTATTGAATTTGCCGGTGTCTCTAGTTTAAATAGTGACTTAGAAGAAGTATCATCTGCTGATTTCACCAGAACCGTCATGATTATCATGGTTGGACTATTTATTACGTTGATGATTCTGCTTCGCTCTTGGACACAGCCAATTGTCATCATTGCCGGTCTCTTGCTTTCCTACTATACGTCATTAGGAATTGCAGAATTAGTCTTTGTTCATATTATGGGTTATTCCGGACTTAGTTGGGCTGTACCATTCTTTGGTTTTGTTATGTTAATCGCCCTTGGTGTCGATTATTCAATTTTCTTATTTGATCGTTATCAGGAAGAGAAAAAATTAGGCGTACGAGAAGGCTTAATGAAATCAATGGTTAAAATGGGATCTGTCATTATTACAGCTGCCATTATCCTCTCTGGAACATTTGGTGCGATGATGCCTTCTGGCGTTTTATCGCTTATGCAGATTGGAACAGTTGTGGTGAGTGGCCTCATGCTATTTGGTCTTGTCATTCTTCCATTGTTTATCCCTGCTGTCATTAGTTTGGGAGAGTCAAAGGATCAAACAAAAGAATAA
- a CDS encoding TetR/AcrR family transcriptional regulator produces MASSRKQKAIETRERLVKAGEAIFLEQGFQKTTIAQIIKKAETGYGTAYVYFKNKDELLIELMQTMMNFFYQVSELSFEPSTKEEAKELIVYQTKEFLSLAISYKSLMQVIKEAIGYSNAVEDQWTSIRLRFIEGITNDITYAQTQGLVAKDINPHYAAKSWFYTNEMFMWEFVCSKEKDDLDVVINTITDMYINGLYE; encoded by the coding sequence ATGGCTTCATCAAGGAAACAAAAAGCGATCGAAACAAGAGAGAGATTAGTAAAAGCAGGAGAAGCCATTTTTTTAGAACAAGGCTTTCAAAAAACAACCATTGCTCAGATAATCAAAAAAGCAGAGACTGGGTATGGAACGGCGTATGTCTATTTTAAAAATAAAGATGAACTATTAATTGAATTGATGCAAACAATGATGAACTTTTTTTATCAGGTTTCTGAGTTATCGTTTGAACCTTCAACTAAGGAAGAAGCAAAGGAGTTAATCGTGTATCAAACAAAGGAATTTCTTAGCCTTGCGATAAGCTACAAATCACTTATGCAGGTTATAAAAGAGGCAATCGGATATTCCAATGCAGTGGAGGACCAGTGGACCAGTATTCGCTTACGTTTTATTGAAGGGATCACTAATGACATTACTTACGCTCAAACTCAAGGCTTAGTAGCAAAAGACATCAATCCACACTACGCTGCGAAGTCATGGTTTTATACGAATGAAATGTTTATGTGGGAGTTTGTTTGCTCGAAAGAAAAAGACGATCTAGATGTTGTCATTAACACCATTACCGATATGTATATAAATGGTCTATATGAATAG
- the kynB gene encoding arylformamidase: MSWIDISQPLNHQIAGWPGDTRFAYKVEYSKKDTGSVNIGKITMSLHTGTHIDAPYHFDESGARVDELDVNLYIGPCQVIDVSEFQEITADLLSHFTINKSSRLLLKTALPNDPTIFPDVFPLLTIKAIDYLKDQGIKLLGVDTPSVDLPDSKQLPIHHHLHQSGIHILENVMLDHVEPGDYELSALPLAISDADGSPVRAVIRPLKGDSL, translated from the coding sequence ATGAGTTGGATCGATATATCACAACCACTTAATCATCAAATTGCAGGTTGGCCAGGAGATACACGCTTTGCATATAAAGTAGAGTACAGCAAAAAGGATACCGGCTCCGTTAACATTGGTAAGATCACAATGAGCCTTCATACAGGAACCCACATCGACGCTCCCTATCACTTTGATGAGTCTGGAGCTCGTGTCGATGAACTTGACGTTAACCTCTATATCGGTCCATGCCAAGTCATTGATGTTTCAGAGTTCCAAGAGATTACAGCAGACCTTTTATCACATTTCACAATAAACAAATCAAGTCGCTTACTGCTTAAAACAGCATTACCAAATGACCCAACTATTTTTCCAGACGTATTCCCTTTATTGACGATTAAAGCGATCGATTATTTGAAGGATCAAGGTATCAAGCTTCTAGGAGTTGATACACCTTCAGTTGACTTACCAGATAGTAAACAGCTTCCCATCCATCATCACCTCCACCAATCCGGCATTCACATTTTAGAAAATGTCATGCTTGATCATGTGGAACCAGGAGATTATGAACTAAGCGCGTTGCCATTAGCTATATCGGATGCAGATGGTAGTCCTGTCAGGGCTGTTATTCGTCCACTAAAAGGAGACTCACTATGA
- the kynA gene encoding tryptophan 2,3-dioxygenase: MTGTTENEKQIEVDFKDKMTYGEYLSLDRILSSQNRLSDHHDEMLFIVIHQVSELWMKLTLHELHAAIEAIKANEMDVSFKKLARVSQIQVQIIQAWDVLSTLTPSEYSEFRDSLGSASGFQSYQYRMIEFALGYKTPHVLKIYEKDPALLAKLEEAYQTTSLYDTAISQLHKAGFNISDEILNRDQTKPYVADQTVLEAWKVVYRDTETYWELYQLAEKLVDIEDRLQQWRFRHMKTVERIIGFKMGTGGSSGVNYLKKVLDQTFFPELWQLRTEL; this comes from the coding sequence ATGACTGGTACAACTGAAAATGAGAAACAGATTGAAGTCGATTTCAAAGATAAAATGACCTACGGTGAATACCTAAGTCTGGACCGCATCTTAAGCAGTCAAAACAGACTCTCTGACCATCATGATGAGATGCTTTTTATTGTGATTCACCAAGTGAGTGAGCTGTGGATGAAGCTTACTTTACATGAATTACATGCAGCAATTGAAGCAATAAAAGCAAATGAAATGGATGTCAGCTTTAAAAAACTAGCACGCGTTTCACAAATTCAGGTTCAAATTATTCAAGCGTGGGACGTATTATCTACACTCACTCCAAGTGAATATTCAGAGTTCAGAGACAGCCTCGGCTCAGCATCTGGTTTCCAGTCCTATCAGTATCGAATGATTGAGTTCGCCCTTGGCTATAAGACCCCACATGTATTAAAAATCTATGAAAAAGATCCTGCTCTTTTAGCAAAGCTTGAGGAAGCGTATCAGACTACTAGTCTGTATGATACCGCTATTAGCCAACTGCACAAGGCCGGATTCAACATATCTGATGAGATTCTAAATCGGGATCAAACCAAACCATACGTTGCGGATCAAACAGTGCTCGAAGCCTGGAAAGTCGTCTACCGCGACACCGAAACCTACTGGGAGCTCTATCAACTCGCAGAAAAATTAGTCGACATTGAAGACCGATTACAGCAATGGCGCTTTCGCCACATGAAAACGGTTGAACGAATTATCGGTTTTAAAATGGGAACTGGCGGCTCATCCGGAGTGAACTACTTAAAAAAAGTGCTAGATCAAACATTCTTTCCTGAGCTTTGGCAATTGCGTACTGAGCTTTAG
- a CDS encoding GntR family transcriptional regulator — protein MQTKYSKIIEVVKSRILDGTYIPHKKIGSESMFMKEFGVSRHTVRIAIGDLVKDGWLYRSQGSGTYCADRSFDKTTAISRKNIAIITTYISDYIFPLIIRGAEPFLAEKGYQVSLYSTNNNVETEKKVLESILSLGVDAAIIEPTKSARSNPNINYYFSLERANIPYVMINAFYDELDPLCLIIDDEKGGYLQTEHLIKQGHTDIIGFFKTDDRQGAKRKKGYIKAHRAHQLPISPENIIDYDSEEKQSKPKEELERIIQDPNRNPTAIVAYNDQLVVSLLDVLRTYGMKVPDDISIVGFDDSYLATATEVKLTSIEHPKQKMGEQAAEMIIRLIENQRAPQTVPIEPIIYTPKLIERNSTKKVR, from the coding sequence ATGCAGACAAAATATAGCAAGATTATTGAAGTGGTAAAGTCACGTATTTTAGACGGAACCTACATTCCTCACAAAAAAATTGGCTCTGAGAGCATGTTTATGAAGGAATTTGGAGTCAGTCGCCATACCGTACGAATTGCGATTGGCGATTTAGTAAAAGACGGCTGGCTTTATCGCTCTCAAGGATCTGGTACCTATTGCGCCGATCGTTCGTTTGATAAGACTACTGCAATTAGTCGAAAGAATATTGCCATCATAACAACTTATATTTCTGACTATATCTTCCCACTCATTATTCGTGGTGCTGAACCGTTCCTTGCTGAAAAAGGATACCAAGTAAGCTTGTACAGCACGAATAACAATGTGGAAACAGAAAAAAAAGTACTTGAAAGCATCTTGTCTTTGGGCGTAGATGCAGCGATTATTGAACCAACAAAAAGTGCACGTTCAAATCCGAATATCAATTACTATTTCAGTCTTGAACGCGCCAACATACCTTATGTCATGATCAATGCATTTTATGACGAGTTAGACCCACTATGCCTAATTATTGACGATGAAAAAGGTGGATATCTTCAAACGGAGCACCTGATTAAACAAGGACACACAGACATCATAGGCTTTTTCAAAACAGATGACAGACAAGGAGCCAAGCGCAAAAAAGGCTATATCAAAGCTCACCGTGCGCACCAACTCCCGATCTCACCTGAAAATATCATTGACTATGATTCCGAGGAAAAGCAAAGCAAACCAAAAGAAGAACTAGAACGCATCATCCAAGACCCAAACCGTAATCCAACCGCAATTGTTGCGTACAACGATCAACTTGTGGTTAGTTTACTAGACGTCTTGCGCACATACGGAATGAAAGTCCCAGACGATATCTCAATCGTCGGGTTTGACGATTCCTATCTCGCAACTGCAACAGAAGTAAAACTAACATCAATTGAACACCCAAAACAAAAAATGGGTGAACAAGCAGCAGAAATGATCATACGTTTAATCGAAAACCAACGAGCACCACAAACCGTACCAATCGAACCAATTATCTATACACCAAAACTCATTGAAAGAAACTCAACCAAAAAAGTCCGCTGA
- the araD gene encoding L-ribulose-5-phosphate 4-epimerase, whose translation MLEELKQQVLEANLALPKHGMVTFTWGNVSGIDRESGLVVIKPSGIEYDVLKKEDLVVVDLSGNVVEGKLNPSSDTPTHVVLYRAFPEIGGIVHTHSPYATSWAQAGRGIPALGTTHADYFYGEIPCTRPMTENEIKGAYEAETGHVIVETFEENRYDFVPGVLVYAHAPFAWGKDATEALHNAVVLEETAKMATNTVAINPQVGVMQQELLDKHFLRKHGKDAYYGQQK comes from the coding sequence ATGCTTGAGGAATTAAAGCAGCAAGTACTTGAAGCAAATCTGGCGCTACCAAAACACGGGATGGTGACATTCACTTGGGGAAACGTTAGTGGCATTGATCGGGAAAGTGGTTTGGTCGTAATCAAACCAAGTGGAATTGAGTATGACGTTTTAAAAAAAGAGGACTTAGTTGTGGTGGATTTATCAGGAAATGTGGTGGAGGGAAAGTTGAATCCGTCATCAGATACACCTACACATGTTGTGCTTTATCGAGCTTTTCCTGAGATTGGTGGCATTGTGCATACGCATTCGCCTTATGCAACAAGCTGGGCCCAAGCAGGAAGAGGTATACCTGCACTCGGAACCACTCATGCCGATTATTTTTACGGAGAGATTCCTTGTACACGTCCTATGACTGAGAATGAAATTAAGGGAGCGTATGAAGCAGAGACAGGTCATGTCATTGTTGAAACGTTTGAAGAGAATCGATATGACTTCGTGCCTGGAGTCCTAGTATATGCCCATGCACCATTTGCATGGGGAAAAGATGCGACGGAAGCTTTGCACAATGCGGTTGTGCTAGAAGAAACGGCAAAAATGGCAACGAATACAGTGGCAATTAATCCGCAAGTTGGGGTGATGCAGCAAGAGCTATTAGATAAACACTTTCTTCGTAAGCACGGAAAAGACGCATATTATGGACAACAAAAATAA